From the Vigna radiata var. radiata cultivar VC1973A unplaced genomic scaffold, Vradiata_ver6 scaffold_389, whole genome shotgun sequence genome, one window contains:
- the LOC106780010 gene encoding uncharacterized protein LOC106780010 isoform X2 — translation MVYERIQKPQGGGGFSPGKLRNMLLGVEKKRKEEEELDSTFTTRSQNSDMDESGGSSSDHCKDVDVVSVLPEYSTSALVRTSSIDAVGDDRFVKANAAVTSRNRILEDPSSDYDSGHENMSISSSVFEFQKAERSTQRVPVRPFSKPAPSKWDDAQKWIASPTSNRPKTVQAQGQGGHVGPRKVGSLGYGSRQPSMKVVVEVPDQREIALDEPDTKQIDTNQTKMESGGQKFVSWEADPYAIASSCVSLSQHNSSLAIQNATTFVPPPSTARSVSMRDMGTEMTPIASQEPSRTGTPVRATTPMRSPNSSRPSTPPRSSPASTLTDLHSDNLNLNKNELSEKELQMKTRREIMVLGTQLGKMNIAAWASKEEEDKDASTSLKTKPEPPKSVVEARAAAWEEAEKAKYMARNMVLITQV, via the exons ATGGTTTACGAAAGGATCCAAAAGCCTCAG GGTGGTGGGGGATTTTCACCTGGAAAATTGAGGAACATGCTACTGGGCGtggagaagaagaggaaagaagaggaagagctTGATTCTACTTTCACCACGAGATCTCAGAATTCTGACATGGATGAATCTG GTGGTAGCAGTTCTGATCATTGTAAAGATGTAGATGTTGTGAGTGTCCTTCCTGAATATTCAACTTCTGCATTAGTTCGCACCAGTAGCATAGATGCAGTTGGTGATGATCGTTTTGTGAAGGCTAATGCAGCAGTGACTTCAAGGAATAGAATCTTAGAAGACCCTTCTTCAGATTATGATAGTGGGCATGAAAATATGAGCATCTCATCATCAGTGTTTGAATTTCAAAAGGCCGAGCGGTCTACACAGAGAGTGCCAGTGAGGCCATTCTCAAAACCAGCGCCATCTAAATGGGATGATGCTCAGAAGTGGATAGCAAGTCCAACATCAAACAGGCCAAAGACAGTGCAGGCTCAAGGGCAAGGTGGGCATGTAGGTCCACGTAAGGTTGGTAGTCTTGGTTATGGAAGCCGGCAACCTTCAATGAAGGTTGTTGTTGAAGTTCCAGATCAAAGAGAAATTGCTTTAGATGAACCGGATACCAAGCAAATTGATACAAATCAAACTAAGATGGAAAGTGGAGGACAGAAATTTGTGAGTTGGGAGGCTGATCCCTATGCAATTGCAAGTTCTTGTG TTAGCCTTAGCCAGCACAATTCGTCTCTTGCCATCCAGAATGCAACAACATTTGTTCCTCCCCCTTCAACTGCTCGGTCTGTATCAATGAGAGATATGGGAACTGAAATGACCCCTATTGCTAGCCAGGAGCCTTCAAGAACAGGTACCCCTGTGAGGGCGACGACACCAATGCGCAGTCCTAACTCTTCTCGGCCTTCTACTCCCCCTAGATCATCCCCTGCATCTACTTTAACTGATCTGCATAGTGACAATCTGAATCTCAACAAGAATGAATTGTCCGAAAAGGAGCTACAGATGAAAACCAGGCGTGAAATAATGGTCCTTGGGACACAACTTGGTAAAATGAATATTGCTGCCTGGGCTAGCAAAGAAGAGGAGGATAAAGATGCATCAACTTCCCTCAAAACAAAACCAGAACCGCCTAAGAGTGTTGTTGAAGCACGTGCAGCAGCATGGGAGGAAGCTGAGAAGGCCAAGTATATGGCCAG GAATATGGTGTTAATTACACAGGTTTAG
- the LOC106780010 gene encoding uncharacterized protein LOC106780010 isoform X1, whose amino-acid sequence MVYERIQKPQGGGGFSPGKLRNMLLGVEKKRKEEEELDSTFTTRSQNSDMDESGGSSSDHCKDVDVVSVLPEYSTSALVRTSSIDAVGDDRFVKANAAVTSRNRILEDPSSDYDSGHENMSISSSVFEFQKAERSTQRVPVRPFSKPAPSKWDDAQKWIASPTSNRPKTVQAQGQGGHVGPRKVGSLGYGSRQPSMKVVVEVPDQREIALDEPDTKQIDTNQTKMESGGQKFVSWEADPYAIASSCVSLSQHNSSLAIQNATTFVPPPSTARSVSMRDMGTEMTPIASQEPSRTGTPVRATTPMRSPNSSRPSTPPRSSPASTLTDLHSDNLNLNKNELSEKELQMKTRREIMVLGTQLGKMNIAAWASKEEEDKDASTSLKTKPEPPKSVVEARAAAWEEAEKAKYMARFRREEMKIQAWENHQKAKTEAKMKKIEVEVERIRSKAHDKLMNNLAAARHKAEEKRAAAEANRNHQAAKTEEQADYIRRTGHVPSSYLSFSCCNWCS is encoded by the exons ATGGTTTACGAAAGGATCCAAAAGCCTCAG GGTGGTGGGGGATTTTCACCTGGAAAATTGAGGAACATGCTACTGGGCGtggagaagaagaggaaagaagaggaagagctTGATTCTACTTTCACCACGAGATCTCAGAATTCTGACATGGATGAATCTG GTGGTAGCAGTTCTGATCATTGTAAAGATGTAGATGTTGTGAGTGTCCTTCCTGAATATTCAACTTCTGCATTAGTTCGCACCAGTAGCATAGATGCAGTTGGTGATGATCGTTTTGTGAAGGCTAATGCAGCAGTGACTTCAAGGAATAGAATCTTAGAAGACCCTTCTTCAGATTATGATAGTGGGCATGAAAATATGAGCATCTCATCATCAGTGTTTGAATTTCAAAAGGCCGAGCGGTCTACACAGAGAGTGCCAGTGAGGCCATTCTCAAAACCAGCGCCATCTAAATGGGATGATGCTCAGAAGTGGATAGCAAGTCCAACATCAAACAGGCCAAAGACAGTGCAGGCTCAAGGGCAAGGTGGGCATGTAGGTCCACGTAAGGTTGGTAGTCTTGGTTATGGAAGCCGGCAACCTTCAATGAAGGTTGTTGTTGAAGTTCCAGATCAAAGAGAAATTGCTTTAGATGAACCGGATACCAAGCAAATTGATACAAATCAAACTAAGATGGAAAGTGGAGGACAGAAATTTGTGAGTTGGGAGGCTGATCCCTATGCAATTGCAAGTTCTTGTG TTAGCCTTAGCCAGCACAATTCGTCTCTTGCCATCCAGAATGCAACAACATTTGTTCCTCCCCCTTCAACTGCTCGGTCTGTATCAATGAGAGATATGGGAACTGAAATGACCCCTATTGCTAGCCAGGAGCCTTCAAGAACAGGTACCCCTGTGAGGGCGACGACACCAATGCGCAGTCCTAACTCTTCTCGGCCTTCTACTCCCCCTAGATCATCCCCTGCATCTACTTTAACTGATCTGCATAGTGACAATCTGAATCTCAACAAGAATGAATTGTCCGAAAAGGAGCTACAGATGAAAACCAGGCGTGAAATAATGGTCCTTGGGACACAACTTGGTAAAATGAATATTGCTGCCTGGGCTAGCAAAGAAGAGGAGGATAAAGATGCATCAACTTCCCTCAAAACAAAACCAGAACCGCCTAAGAGTGTTGTTGAAGCACGTGCAGCAGCATGGGAGGAAGCTGAGAAGGCCAAGTATATGGCCAG GTTTAGGCGTGAGGAGATGAAAATTCAAGCATGGGAAAATCATCAGAAAGCAAAAACAGAAgccaagatgaaaaaaattgag GTAGAAGTTGAGAGAATACGTAGTAAGGCACATGATAAGCTAATGAATAATTTAGCTGCGGCAAGGCATAAAGCTGAGGAAAAACGAGCAGCAGCAGAAGCCAATAGAAATCATCAAGCTGCAAAAACTGAAGAGCAAGCAGATTATATACGAAGAACTGGTCATGTCCCTTCCtcatatttatcattttcttgCTGCAATTGGTGCTCTTAA